Proteins found in one Drosophila busckii strain San Diego stock center, stock number 13000-0081.31 chromosome 2R, ASM1175060v1, whole genome shotgun sequence genomic segment:
- the LOC108597259 gene encoding probable N-acetyltransferase san, with translation MTRSSIELGDVTPHNIKQLKKLNTVVFPVSYNDKFYVDVLEAGELAKLAYYNDIVVGAVCCRIDTTDNQRRLYIMTLGCLSPYRRLGIGTVMFEHILNYAEKDGNFDSIFLHVQINNDGAIEFYKKFGFEIVDTKKQYYKRIEPADAHVLQKALRRKKIDQLHNHAYTNGAVSDKKERRT, from the exons ATGACCAG ATCAAGCATTGAATTGGGCGATGTGACGCCGCATaacataaaacaattgaaGAAACTGAATACGGTTGTGTTTCCCGTCTCCTACAATGACAAATTCTATGTCGATGTGCTGGAAGCCGGAGAGCTGGCCAAGCTTGCCTACTACAATGACATTGTGGTGGGCGCCGTTTGCTGTCGCATTGATACAACGGATAACCAGCGTCGTTTATATATAATGACACTTGGTTGTCTATCGCCCTATCGCCGCCTGGGCATTGGCACTGTGATGTTTGAGCATATACTCAACTATGCTGAAAAGGATGGGAATTTTGATAGCATTTTCTT GCACGTGCAAATTAACAATGATGGCGCCATTgagttttataaaaagtttggCTTTGAGATTGTTGATACCAAAAAGCAGTACTATAAACGCATTGAGCCAGCGGATGCGCATGTGCTGCAAAAGGCGCTGCGACGCAAGAAGATTGATCAGCTGCACAATCATGCCTATACCAATGGCGCTGTAAGCGACAAGAAGGAGCGTCGGACTTGA
- the LOC108597640 gene encoding uncharacterized protein LOC108597640, with protein MKEIKVARAISESSTTSDNTSDFIDIVKRYDVVYNNHNPDYKNVEVKMKVWSQIADEIGLSVEASKRKWKNLRDSYTKYLRSFRVGTKTSKKYQYWAHADHMEFLKPFQGPGRNSATGNGKSNDEENEFENECDFGYQVLSKATSNGGEASSQTGLSTQTVNSYTAPILTPSVAATPPSLNSPGGNVVPPPQNHNSNSNGSNCATVAPLTLNAMTPPACSSSNNGNNMLPLSLGVAGKNANAAALATLASLPLGMGGLPAFPLATLKAAAAAAGLTLPPNSALTPPNCSTASNVGCLIIEPQLFSAADNFKKELNAAAAAGAPLGLFQSLANRAQQLNGNLPALGLGDPTPPPPPPPPSSKVRRVQPSPQTAAINLSCSSSASASNCSQPSPAKTRKMSDPRYPSDWDVSAVLQANRELDANTLFFLSLARQVRAMPMKFQSLAKMRCMRIVSDIELELENFDCNGVPPPEDSGSTANLKYCTDTPPPPPADGTVMMSATSMAPEGSTEHFVYCMSPSRVESMIDISSDEESNMNGGMQVMAPSSIASTAAGAVH; from the exons ATGAAGGAAATTAAAGTGGCGCGCGCTATTAGCGAATCCTCAACCACATCCGATAATACATCGGACTTTATAGATATTGTCAAGCGCTATGATGTTGTTTACAACAATCACAATCCGGATTACAAGAATGTCGAGGTGAAGATGAAGGTCTGGTCGCAAATTGCCGATGAGATTGGATTATCTGTTG AGGCTTCCAAGAGAAAATGGAAAAATCTACGCGACagttatacaaaatatttacgctCATTTCGCGTGGGCACCAAAACATCAAAGAAATATCAATACTGGGCGCATGCCGATCATATGGAGTTCCTTAAGCCGTTTCAAGGACCTGGCAg AAACTCAGCAACAGGGAATGGCAAATCCAACGATGAggaaaatgaatttgaaaacGAGTGTGATTTTGGCTATCAGGTGCTGTCCAAGGCAACCAGCAATGGAGGGGAGGCTAGTTCACAAACTGGGCTAAGCACACAAACCGTTAACAGCTATACGGCGCCCATATTAACTCCCAGCGTGGCAGCTACACCTCCCAGTCTCAATTCACCAGGCGGCAATGTGGTGCCGCCGCCACAAAAtcacaacagcaatagcaatggcagcaaTTGTGCCACAGTAGCGCCACTTACACTTAACGCTATGACGCCGCcagcttgcagcagcagcaacaacggcaacaacatgTTGCCGCTGTCATTGGGTGTGGCAGGTAAAAACGCCAAtgctgcagcgcttgcaaCGCTCGCTAGCTTGCCACTGGGCATGGGCGGTTTGCCTGCGTTTCCACTTGCTACATTaaaggcagctgcagctgccgccggcTTGACTCTACCGCCCAACTCGGCACTAACGCCGCCCAACTGCAGCACAGCCAGCAATGTGGGCTGCTTAATCATTGAGCCGCAGTTATTTTCCGCCGCCGACAATTTTAAGAAGGAGCTGaatgccgccgctgctgctggtgcacCCTTGGGTCTCTTTCAGAGCTTGGCCAACCGGGCGCAGCAACTCAATGGCAATCTACCAGCTCTAGGTCTCGGTGATCCCACGCCACCGCCTCCACCACCGCCGCCCAGCTCCAAGGTGCGACGTGTGCAACCCTCGCCACAGACAGCGGCCATTAATCTAAGCTGCTCCTCTTCTGCATCGGCATCCAACTGCTCGCAGCCCTCGCCGGCTAAGACGCGCAAAATGAGCGATCCACGTTACCCGAGCGATTGGGATGTCTCCGCCGTGTTGCAGGCCAACCGCGAATTGGACGCCAATACGCTATTCTTTTTGAGTTTGGCACGACAGGTGCGCGCTATGCCCATGAAATTCCAATCACTGGCCAAAATGCGTTGCATGCGCATTGTCAGCGACattgagctggagctggagaaCTTTGACTGCAATGGCGTGCCCCCACCAGAAGATTCAGGCAGCACGGCTAATCTTAAATACTGCACAGATACGCCGCCTCCACCACCAGCGGATGGCACAGTAATGATGTCAGCAACGTCGATGGCACCAGAAGGTTCCACagagcattttgtttattgcatgtCACCCTCACGCGTGGAGAGCATGATTGATATTTCGTCCGATGAGGAAAGCAATATGAATGGCGGCATGCAAGTGATGGCACCCAGCAGCATAGCCAGcacagctgctggagcagtGCATTAG
- the LOC108597258 gene encoding mediator of RNA polymerase II transcription subunit 29: protein MNPNMNMMQMAGPPMMQVMQSSPQPMMPAGPVPMQQQHQHQQQQQQQQQQQQQQAEKLDNISRVKSLLGLLRESMFLTIRSSAFTLQQNNLADNLKRDTAGHGHVPRFDKHLEDFYACCDQMELHLKTAIQCMQQLTSSQHYLPGAVTAMRMENFMQDNPNGPIPYPTFLNTVRVHVQSAKDIHDTLISAAQNISQAD from the coding sequence ATGAATCCAAATATGAATATGATGCAAATGGCGGGGCCACCAATGATGCAGGTGATGCAGTCATCCCCGCAACCCATGATGCCCGCCGGTCCGGTaccaatgcaacagcaacaccagcaccagcagcagcagcagcaacaacaacagcaacagcaacaacaggcagAAAAACTAGACAACATATCAAGAGTAAAGAGTCTTTTAGGACTTTTGCGTGAATCAATGTTCCTGACCATCAGATCAAGTGCGTTCACGCTGCAGCAGAATAATTTGGCGGATAATCTGAAGCGAGATACAGCTGGCCATGGTCATGTGCCACGATTTGATAAACACTTGGAAGATTTTTATGCTTGCTGCGATCAAATGGAACTGCATCTAAAAACAGCCATTCAGTGCATGCAGCAGCTAACATCTTCGCAGCATTACTTGCCTGGCGCTGTAACTGCAATGCGCATGGAAAACTTTATGCAAGACAACCCAAATGGACCCATACCGTATCCCACTTTTTTGAATACAGTGCGCGTGCATGTGCAGTCAGCTAAAGATATTCATGATACTTTGATTAGTGCAGCGCAAAATATTTCTCAGGCTGATTGA
- the LOC108597641 gene encoding translocon-associated protein subunit delta → MSRQMFALCLIAVVCATGAYGASCKAKLSAFSTQDATILTQLAHVAEFTLECSKSEQPTLFAEFPCGKVVPVAKVGDSKYQVSWVEDIKHGSSGNVQVRLFDEEGYANVRKTQRDGGKVSSVKSLLDISVPTKSAYKGPWINAELLAAFMVGGVAYFAFTTKGKVQS, encoded by the exons ATGAGTCGCCAGATGTTTGCGCTTTGCCTGATTGCCGTGGTATGTGCCACTGGTGCCTATGGAGCTAGCTGCAAGGCCAAATTGTCGGCGTTCAGCACACAGGACGCCACGATTCTTACTCAATTGGCGCACGTAGCCGAATTCACATTGGAATGCAGCAAGTCGGAGCAGCCTACTCTGTTCGCTGAATTCCCCTGTGGCAAGGTTGTGCCTGTGGCCAAGGTTGGCGACAGCAAATACCAG gTGAGCTGGGTGGAGGACATTAAGcacggcagcagcggcaatgtGCAAGTGCGTCTCTTCGATGAGGAGGGTTATGCTAATGTGCGCAAGACTCAGCGTGATGGTGGCAAGGTTTCATCGGTCAAGTCGCTGCTGGACATCAGCGTGCCCACAAAGAGCGCCTACAAGGGACCCTGGATCAACGCTGAGCTGTTGGCTGCCTTCATGGTTGGCGGCGTTGCCTACTTTGCCTTCACCACCAAGGGCAAAGTGCAGTCCTAA
- the LOC108595179 gene encoding protein telomere ends associated-like — protein sequence MDKSSKPPVTFEIFNKFIENLSDIAFQVKVCEVECRTKTTDECAKWYYEAFYNQPEVRKKYEYRLKSCPKAMRDKLLQIPESIDDKQIKAQGADGVELNLHGRGRFLFPVTFETFQQYVDQDKLLPYLLRKHFKDKTKRQAYISDAALCRKVLRKYYNTFYIYPNLRLTSKHDFLKVPDALRERLWLPGKPLDEMAQNAVANEDVSLQRQLHAQNSRSSITECHESQVDDDADAVDSETEDLVVVDKRVASNISNNVEMTETPKSSKTSTVDAVEARTEFAEKSIETLTVNTKQKPIGKSFGNIRNWLVTNKEHKRQGLGRYIFPVTFETFEQHVDKDKLLHYLVRKHIKEAKRQAYLSDESKGRKMLHRYYLTFYINPSHRLSSKHDYLRVPNALRENFLLPGKPLDELALITMDNQPVLERQPAAEIEAVSSTESNNWLPIVSSIVSFEVFEQHIKNLYEIVWQLKMNDPVYECKGFEDCAFAYYLAFYLKPEIRERYAFVLNPCTLAMKKRILALPNSVDIARLEQLQIKHPYLSISSQDETQQASETEAQAMELDDNEVDSQMANAEQQQNAVAISEPACSQGSDATLDASEIADIPMESAHSVQPAPQQSPLKSDNRIETNWPVESSAGKHIPMKSPHTVQPAPQQSTAASNERILKTVNGITYEFPVSLEAFKRYINYDSVIQELAHFRTGNKEKAAQILRDRARKIAIFKGYYNSFYIHAEKRNVCNYNFDAAPAESQVKLMQLAQPVKELTAPQMSQSVKELTAPTKQTVESPAELQELPTPENPTTETVTKETEQRKSTSSIQYPVSFVLFQKIVFLDEIVAKMQKQAQYSQLDALQCQRVFYHNFYTQPKIRQEYEIVLRPCPAFVEDLLFKVPLVQNVMENAKKRKDIRLFKPYNLAAYIALTKDAHRRQLLFKQFLSVNEQQQVERLTETGATSELGTTSGASNNAAAAAESASTATSNATAAMAATAIVAAVVQPNSNDATASLNPTLCAAAEASSNALRVSRPKGASCVNSTAQVPIISIINLNSMQDLKFRVLKDNANSKPTENSATDINARQICKPSSKATPNAKEKQLDPTISHDKTNISSLSAASSKATTGTKKAPVEPVASQTKTNATSLKPASSNSTTVPKKEPVTPITSQVKRITTAVRSNATSDAKEASVQSTATDAKATATSLTTMAKESPVEPNPTKVTPTEINSNINANQICQPSSNATTDAKDAPVEPVASQNKTNATSLNPASAKAKKSAEPITSQVKTNTTALSALRSNATSDAKEASVEPTTSQAKATATSSTTVATEAPATATTLAEQKLQLECVNFFAEASEEHNMRYLLRTSRGLMHSLWRILAHLSLADFRKYTSIQQAENIYEDEQVLSRCYEHVVGRGNWPLQLHVKLHLLQQLLHSNGVELDFTDLEELSPKVLHLDELLRFTNFYSIAEEDYWQRTGEEAPSVEAWFELGAKFYERCWQHNQWLRQVPVISTEHLKQLLSTVVPVEIREHEKLSALPACFNNLDDSSCPATQLDTSLPVTSFVDIDNVCPASQQQELIDDPLLANSEPLYIDLADPQAADPWLYVDQAEIIELPDEENSAEPLLLEIRESEEEPVCDQQQRDTVEVPAEPAAIELPAKQQIKQEPIKFLNDLRFSLPDNSNEEFNCELINTDEKIVNLADDDEEENKLACFRLASTQPQANVANSHSQEHSYERLMANIAQLEDASTAAPALIRKRPLAAAVTQVRKKARLMSDNVPQLTHGFRALPMTAVARIQPSGTSVEVASSTAEQQKEEPPAQESALTPSQAFAQDDTLMGSSQLAAPFVTQRKRRP from the exons ATGGATAAAAG CAGCAAGCCGCCAGTAACTTTTGAgatatttaataagtttatagaaaatttatcGGATATAGCATTCCAAGTAAAAGTCTGCGAAGTAGAATGTAGGACCAAAACGACAGATGAATGCGCTAAGTGGTACTATGAGGCATTCTATAACCAGCCTGAGGTGCGCAAAAAGTATGAATATAGACTAAAGTCATGTCCCAAGGCAATGAGAGATAAACTGCTACAGATACCGGAAAGCATAGatgataaacaaattaaagctcaGGGTGCTGATGGTGTGGAGCTTAATTT acATGGACGTGGCCGATTTTTATTCCCCGTAACATTTGAAACATTCCAGCAGTATGTGGACCAGGATAAATTGTTGCCTTACCTTTTGCGCAAGCATTTCAAGGATAAAACTAAGCGCCAGGCTTACATTTCTGACGCAGCTTTATGCCGCAAAGTACTGCGCAAATATTacaatactttttatatatatcctAATCTGCGCCTAACAAGTAAACATGATTTTCTGAAAGTACCTGATGCCTTGCGTGAAAGGTTGTGGCTTCCAGGCAAGCCATTGGATGAAATGGCTCAAAATGCAGTGGCCAA TGAGGATGTGTCGCTACAGCGTCAATTACACGCTCAGAACTCGCGCTCGTCCATAACTGAGTGTCACGAATCACAAGTGGACGACGATGCGGATGCAGTTGATAGTGAAACAGAGGACTTAGTTGTGGTCGACAAACG tGTGGCTTCCAACATAAGCAATAATGTTGAAATGACAGAAACTCCAAAATCAAGTAAAACTAGCACTGTGGATGCAGTTGAAGCAAGAACCGAATTTGCAGAGAAATCTATTGAGACATTGACTGTTAATACCAAACAAAAGCCCATTGGAAAATCGTTTGGAAATATACGTAATTGGTTAGTCACAAATAAGGAACACAAAAG ACAAGGACTTGGACGCTATATATTTCCCGTAACATTCGAAACTTTTGAGCAGCATGTGGACAAGGATAAGCTGTTGCATTATTTGGTACGAAAGCATATCAAGGAAGCGAAGCGTCAAGCTTACTTATCTGACGAATCTAAAGGCCGCAAAATGCTGCACAGATATTACCTTACCTTTTATATAAATCCAAGCCACCGCTTATCAAGTAAACATGATTATTTGCGAGTACCTAATGCCTTGCGTGAAAATTTCTTACTGCCAGGCAAGCCATTGGATGAATTGGCGCTTATAACAATGGACAA TCAACCAGTGCTTGAacggcagccagcagcagaaatTGAGGCAGTTAGCTCAACTGAGTCCAACAATTGGCTGCCTAT CGTATCCTCAATAGTAAGCTTTGAGGTATTTGAGCAACATATAAAGAATCTGTATGAGATTGTCTGGCAGCTGAAGATGAATGATCCTGTATATGAATGCAAAGGCTTTGAGGATTGCGCGTTTGCATattatttggcattttatttaaagcctgAAATACGTGAAAGATACGCATTTGTATTAAATCCTTGCACATTGGCTATGAAGAAACGTATTTTAGCATTGCCCAATAGCGTTGATATTGCCCGattggagcagctgcaaatcaaGCATCCATATCTGTCTATAAGTTCGCAAGATGAGACGCAACAAGCATCGGAGACTGAAGCACAAGCCATGGAGTTGGATGACAATGA AGTGGATTCCCAAATGGCAAACgctgagcagcaacagaaTGCAGTAGCTATAAGCGAACCAGCTTGTTCACAAGGGTCTGATGCTACACTTGATGCATCTGAGATAGCAGATATACCAATGGAGTCGGCGCATTCAGTTCAACCAGCGCCACAACAAAGTCCATTAAAAAGTGATAACAGAATAGAAACTAATTGGCCCGTGGAATCATCTGCGGGAAAACATATACCAATGAAGTCGCCGCATACAGTTCAACCAGCGCCTCAGCAAAGTACAGCCGCTAGTAATGaaagaatattaaaaactGTAAATGGCATTACCTACGAATTTCCTGTATCTTTGGAGGCATTTAAGCGATACATTAACTACGATAGCGTCATTCAAGAGTTGGCGCACTTTCGTACCGGAAACAAAGAGAAAGCAGCGCAGATACTAAGAGATCGGGCCAGGAAAATAGCAATATTCAAAGGCTACTATAATAGTTTCTATATACATGCGGAAAAGcgaaatgtttgcaattataattttgatgCTGCACCAGCTGAGTCGCAAGTGAAATTGATGCAGCTAGCACAGCCTGTGAAAGAGCTGACAGCGCCGCAGATGTCACAGTCTGTAAAGGAGTTGACAGCGCCAACTAAACAGACTGTGGAGTCACCAGCAGAGTTGCAAGAGCTGCCAACGCCTGAAAATCCTACAACAGAGACTGTAACTAAAGAGACTGAACAAAGGAAGTCAACTAGTTCTATACAATATCCTGTATCTTTTGTGCTCTTTCAAAAAATAGTTTTCCTGGATGAAATTGTGGCAAAGATGCAAAAACAAGCGCAGTATTCGCAGTTAGACGCATTACAATGCCAGCGTGTATTTTATCACAATTTCTATACTCAACCAAAAATACGACAAGAgtatgaaattgttttaagaCCCTGCCCGGCTTTCGTTGAGGATTTATTGTTCAAAGTGCCGCTAGTGCAAAATGTAATGGAAAATGCTAAAAAGCGCAAAGACATTCGTCTGTTTAAGCCATATAACTTAGCTGCTTATATAGCTTTAACGAAAGACGCGCATAGGCGACAGCtgctgtttaaacaatttttgagtgttaatgaacagcagcaggtGGAGCGATTAACTGAAACTGGCGCCACATCTGAATTAGGAACAACTTCTGGGGCTTCCaataatgcagcagcagcagcggagagcgcatcaacagcaacttcgaatgcaacagcagcgatggctgcaactgcaatcGTAGCTGCAGTAGTTCAGCCAAATTCAAATGATGCAACCGCAAGCCTTAACCCAACTTTATGTGCTGCAGCCGAGGCAAGTTCAAATGCGCTCAGAGTCTCTCGGCCAAAAGGAGCGTCATGCGTTAATTCAACTGCTCAAGTGCCCATTATAAGCATTATAAACCTTAACTCAATGCAGGACCTTAAGTTTCGAGTTTTGAAAGACAATGCTAACTCAAAGCCGACTGAAAATTCTGCAACTGACATCAACGCTAGACAAATCTGCAAGCCAAGCTCAAAGGCAACGCCAAacgcaaaagaaaagcagTTGGATCCTACAATAAGCCatgacaaaacaaatatatcaTCCTTAAGTGCAGCAAGCTCAAAGGCCACGACAGGCACAAAAAAAGCGCCAGTTGAGCCTGTAGCGTCCCAGACCAAAACCAATGCAACATCCTTAAAACCAGCAAGTTCAAATTCAACGACAGTCCCAAAAAAGGAGCCGGTTACGCCTATAACATCCCAGGTCAAAAGAATTACAACTGCAGTACGTTCAAATGCAACGTCAGATGCAAAAGAAGCGTCAGTTCAATCTACAGCAACCGATGCCaaggcaactgcaacttcCTTAACGACAATGGCAAAAGAATCGCCAGTTGAACCGAACCCAACTAAAGTTACTCCAACTGAGATTAATTCAAACATCAATGCCAACCAAATCTGCCAGCCAAGCTCAAATGCCACAACAGACGCAAAAGATGCACCAGTTGAACCTGTAGCGTCCCAGAACAAAACCAATGCAACATCCTTAAATCCAGCAAGTGCAAAGGCAAAGAAGTCGGCTGAGCCTATAACATCCCAGgtcaaaacaaatacaacagcTTTAAGTGCTTTACGTTCAAATGCAACGTCAGATGCAAAAGAAGCGTCAGTTGAACCTACAACATCCCAGGCCaaggcaactgcaacttcCTCAACGACAGTCGCAACAGAAGcgccagcaactgcaactacatTGGCTGAGCAAAAATTACAGCTGGAGTGCGTTAACTTTTTTGCTGAAGCCAGCGAG GAGCACAACATGAGATATTTGCTGCGAACCAGCCGCGGACTAATGCACAGCCTATGGCGTATATTAGCACATCTAAGCTTAGCCGATTTTAGAAAATACACGAGCATACAGCAAGCCGAAAACATCTATGAGGATGAGCAGGTGTTGAGTCGTTGCTATGAGCACGTGGTGGGCAGAGGGAATTGGCCACTCCAGCTACATGTGAAGCTGCActtgttgcagcaattgttgcatagCAATGGCGTAGAACTTGACTTTACGGATTTGGAGGAACTTTCACCGAAAGTGCTGCATTTGGATGAACTGCTGCGttttactaatttttatagcattgctGAGGAGGATTACTGGCAACGCACGGGCGAAGAGGCGCCAAGCGTAGAGGCTTGGTTTGAATTGGGAGCAAAGTTCTATGAGCGCTGCTGGCAACATAATCAATGGCTGCGCCAAGTGCCAGTGATTTCAACCGAACACTTGAAGCAGTTACTCAGCACTGTCGTGCCCGTGGAGATTAGAGAGCATGAGAAATTGAGTGCAT TGCCAGCttgctttaacaatttagATGACTCAAGCTGTCCCGCCACGCAACTGGATACTTCACTGCCTGTTACTAGTTTTGTGGACATTGATAATGTTTGCCCAGCTTCACAGCAGCAAGAGCTCATAGATGACCCACTGCTGGCTAACAGTGAGCCTCTATATATAGATCTGGCTGATCCTCAAGCGGCTGATCCGTGGCTGTACGTTGACCAGGCAGAGATTATTGAGCTGCCTGATGAGGAGAACAGTGCTGAACCTCTACTGCTGGAAATCCGCGAGTCGGAAGAGGAGCCTGTGtgcgatcagcagcagcgagacaCTGTGGAAGTGCCTGCTGAGCCTGCAGCTATAGAACTGCCtgctaagcagcaaataaaacaggAGCCCATTAAATTTCTCAACGATTTGCGCTTTAGTCTGCCGGACAATTCTAATGAAGAATTCAACTGTGAGCTTATAAACACAGATGAAAAAATTGTGAATCtagctgatgatgatgaggaggagAATAAACTTGCCTGCTTCCGCTTGGCGTCAACGCAGCCTCAAGCAAACGTGGCTAACAGTCACAGTCAAGAGCACTCGTATGAACGTTTAATGGCAAATATAGCGCAGCTGGAGGATGCCTCAACTGCAGCTCCTGCTTTAATCAGAAAGCGACCACTAGCAGCTGCTGTAACTCAAGTTAGAAAGAAAGCGCGCCTGATGAGCGACAATGTGCCACAGTTGACACATGGCTTTCGTGCGCTGCCTATGACGGCCGTAGCACGGATTCAACCCAGTGGCACTTCTGTTGAGGTtgccagcagcacagcagagcagcaaaaggAAGAGCCGCCGGCACAGGAAAGCGCGTTAACGCCCTCGCAGGCGTTTGCTCAAGATGATACGTTGATGGGCTCATCTCAACTAGCAGCGCCATTTGTTACACAACGCAAG CGGCGTCCTTAA
- the LOC108594735 gene encoding putative gustatory receptor 47b, with protein sequence MSSKPKHVGFVYCYESLYSLLFYWGAITFRLHHLQTTPQRVIYALSIRIFFIGGFVTGVYIKLSDAQMSQAMFSHLSPVVKIIFSWECVCCIITYIEYCLLLDTQRRRHIRLLANMQLLDTQISAAFPFVNWRYHRTRGKYWYGTVGITFLYLVITLTLMFDTTRCSCGFLSTLVIACSYTLVTSTLGLFSFIHIGLMDYLRVRFRLVMKLLRQLYAATSVTATERELQLDLLFAFAKRGSWLVQELNETVGTLAAAGMFYDFTHMTGFVYVVCQKLLHQEPWDTQYAFLTLHLAVHIYKLIMTCVYGYILQREKRNCMHLLSACGAHFKQIPQIQCRIECFQHWCMHNKHTTTIGKKTPLNLSMLYVVFNGLANYVIVLVQLLFQLQQKDKQSMPKDVEIIKS encoded by the exons ATGAGCTCCAAGCCAAAGCACGTTGGTTTTGTCTACTGCTACGAGAGCCTATACAGCTTGCTCTTTTACTGGGGCGCCATTACCTTTCGTCTGCATCATCTGCAGACGACGCCGCAAAGAGTGATCTATGCCTTGAGCATACGCATTTTCTTTATTGGTGGCTTTGTAACGGGCGTTTATATAAAGCTCAGCGACGCGCAAATGTCACAGGCCATGTTTAGCCATCTCTCGCCTGTGGTGAAGATTATCTTCAGCTGGGAGTGCGTCTGCTGCATTATAACCTACATAGAGTATTGCCTGCTATTGGATACACAGCGACGTCGTCATATACGTCTGTTGGCCaacatgcagctgctggacaCACAAATCTCTGCAGCTTTTCCATTTGTAAATTGGCGCTATCATCGCACGCGCGGCAAATACTGGTACGGCACTGTGGGCATAACATTCCTGTATTTGGTCATCACATTGACCTTGATGTTTGACACAACTCGCTGTAGTTGCGGCTTTTTATCCACGCTGGTAATTGCTTGCAGCTATACCTTGGTGACCAGCACCTTGGGACTGTTCAGCTTCATACACATAGGACTAATGGATTACCTACGCGTGCGGTTTCGGTTGGTAATGaagctgctgcgccagctctATGCGGCTACGAGTGTCACAGCAACGGAGCGTGAGTTACAGCTTGACTTACTCTTTGCATTCGCCAAGCGCGGCTCCTGGCTAGTGCAGGAGCTAAATGAAACCGTTGGCAcgcttgctgctgccggcATGTTTTACGATTTTACCCACATGACGGGCTTTGTGTATGTTGTCTGCCAAAAGTTGCTGCACCAAGAGCCTTGGGATACCCAATACGCCTTTCTGACGCTGCATCTGGCCGTGCAcatctataagcttatcatgACCTGCGTTTATGGCTACATATTGCAGCGTGAG AAACGCAACTGCATGCATTTGCTCAGCGCATGTGGCGCCCACTTTAAGCAAATCCCGCAGATTCAGTGTCGTATAGAATGCTTTCAACATTGGTGCATGCATAATAAGCACACGACCACCATTGGCAAGAAGACTCCGCTTAATCTCAGTATGCTCTATGTG GTTTTTAATGGGCTAGCTAATTATGTTATAGTGCTGGTACAGTTGCTTTTTCAGTTGCAGCAAAAGGATAAGCAATCTATGCCGAAAGATGTGGAGATTATAAAATCCTAA